In Mesoplodon densirostris isolate mMesDen1 chromosome 5, mMesDen1 primary haplotype, whole genome shotgun sequence, a single window of DNA contains:
- the LOC132490930 gene encoding nuclear transport factor 2, whose amino-acid sequence MGDKPIWEQIGSSFIQHYYQLFDNDRTQLGAIYIDASCLTWEGQQFQGKAAIVEKLSSLPFQKIQHSITAQDHQPTPDSCIISMVVGQLKADEDPIMGFHQMFLLKNINDAWVCTNDMFRLALHNFG is encoded by the coding sequence ATGGGAGACAAGCCAATTTGGGAGCAGATTGGATCCAGCTTCATTCAACATTACTACCAGTTATTTGATAACGACAGAACCCAACTAGGCGCAATTTATATTGATGCGTCATGCCTTACGTGGGAAGGACAGCAATTCCAGGGGAAAGCTGCCATTGTGGAGAAATTGTCTAGCCTTCCGTTCCAGAAAATCCAGCATAGCATCACGGCGCAGGACCATCAGCCCACGCCAGATAGCTGCATCATCAGCATGGTTGTGGGCCAGCTCAAGGCCGATGAAGACCCCATCATGGGGTTCCACCAGATGTTCCTATTAAAGAACATCAATGATGCTTGGGTTTGCACCAATGACATGTTCAGGCTTGCCCTGCACAACTTCGGCTGA